A genomic window from Desulfonatronovibrio magnus includes:
- a CDS encoding YeeE/YedE thiosulfate transporter family protein — protein MASIFWESVREEVRKNYIAVFERNWPGWLAGIFLAILALMIFMWHSPWGITGGYRNWGDWILYGIGLSADRPVVPWLSTMSMTNIGLFVGAMASALMGRQFRIRMAPPYEYLKGLAGGAFMGLGAALAAGCNIGGFYNAIGMFSMGGYAMMIGLGVGAYFGLRFLIWEISNIPQQAARPPKVHDLKKEPLIDWGKVSPFIGGALLIGVIASFYIFSAQGHTQIGGLLFFGALIGITMHRSRMCFVRAFREPFMTGDAEMIRVIAMSLMIYGLGSAVIKWNYLQPDMMGVHHPFWLGSLIGGVIFGFGMLLAGGCGTGSLWRAGEGHTKLMLTLVSFSIFNSIGYKIVHNTGLIEMIGSGTFMPAVFGWEFALPLYLLILFAWVFWAIWNERTEKFVIF, from the coding sequence TTGGCTAGCATATTCTGGGAAAGCGTCAGGGAAGAGGTTCGTAAAAACTATATTGCGGTATTCGAACGCAACTGGCCTGGATGGCTTGCAGGAATATTTCTCGCAATACTGGCACTAATGATTTTTATGTGGCACAGTCCCTGGGGGATTACTGGGGGCTATAGAAACTGGGGGGACTGGATACTGTATGGTATTGGCTTGAGTGCAGACAGACCTGTTGTACCATGGCTCAGCACCATGTCCATGACCAATATTGGACTTTTTGTCGGTGCTATGGCTTCGGCATTGATGGGAAGACAGTTTCGCATTCGCATGGCGCCTCCCTATGAGTACTTGAAAGGTCTTGCCGGCGGAGCTTTCATGGGGCTTGGAGCTGCTCTTGCCGCTGGCTGCAATATCGGAGGTTTTTACAATGCCATCGGCATGTTTTCCATGGGTGGTTATGCCATGATGATTGGTCTTGGCGTTGGTGCATATTTTGGTTTGCGCTTTCTAATCTGGGAAATCAGCAATATTCCGCAGCAGGCAGCCCGGCCTCCCAAGGTTCACGATTTAAAGAAAGAGCCCCTCATTGACTGGGGTAAGGTTAGTCCATTCATTGGTGGAGCACTATTAATTGGCGTTATTGCATCTTTTTATATTTTTTCTGCTCAGGGTCATACCCAAATTGGCGGACTTTTGTTTTTTGGGGCGTTGATCGGCATAACCATGCATAGATCCAGAATGTGTTTTGTCAGGGCATTTCGTGAACCATTTATGACTGGAGATGCAGAAATGATCAGGGTTATAGCCATGAGTCTGATGATTTACGGTTTGGGGTCTGCGGTCATTAAGTGGAACTATCTTCAGCCTGATATGATGGGGGTACATCATCCTTTCTGGCTGGGCAGCCTGATTGGTGGGGTAATCTTTGGCTTTGGCATGTTGCTTGCCGGTGGATGTGGAACTGGTTCGCTTTGGCGGGCTGGTGAGGGACATACCAAGCTGATGCTCACTCTGGTTTCCTTTTCCATCTTTAATTCCATAGGGTATAAAATAGTTCACAATACCGGACTGATTGAAATGATAGGTTCTGGCACATTTATGCCGGCAGTATTTGGCTGGGAGTTTGCCTTGCCTCTCTATCTTCTAATACTTTTTGCCTGGGTGTTCTGGGCTATATGGAACGAAAGAACGGAAAAGTTTGTTATTTTTTAG
- a CDS encoding sulfurtransferase TusA family protein, whose protein sequence is MDLSNITADKFLDTSGLSCPMPLLKTKKALKDMDSGQILHILGTDPGSKNDIPDFGNKNGNEFLGLQDADDGSTNYYIKKG, encoded by the coding sequence ATGGATTTATCAAACATCACTGCGGACAAATTTCTTGATACAAGCGGATTGAGTTGCCCCATGCCACTGCTGAAGACTAAAAAAGCCTTGAAAGACATGGATTCAGGACAAATACTTCACATTTTAGGCACTGATCCAGGGTCTAAGAATGACATACCTGACTTTGGCAACAAGAATGGCAATGAATTTTTGGGCTTGCAGGATGCAGATGACGGGTCGACTAATTATTACATCAAAAAGGGGTGA